Below is a genomic region from Armatimonadota bacterium.
TCGATCATTGCCATGATGTTCTCAGGTTTCGCATCCCCGGGTATGGCGTGTGCGGGGGCGCAGATATACCCGCCATCTCTGCCGACTTCCGCGATAAGTCGCCGGACCTCGGTGCGCACCTCGTCCACGGTTCCATAGGGCAGGAGCTTCTGGGTGCTAACCCCACCCCAGAAGCTAAGGCGATCGCCGTACAGGCGTTTCATCTCGTACGGGTCCATGACCTCGGGCTGGAAGGGGTTGAAGCAGTCCAGGCCGATCTCGATGAGCTGAGGGAACACCTCCTGCACCATGCCGCAGGAGTGGATGGTCACGAACTTCCCGGCCGCTTTGGCCGCGCCGTACTGCCGGGCAAGCCGGGGCTTCAAGAACTCCTCCCAGAGCTTCGGGCCCATGAGCAGGCCGCGTTGCGATCCCCAGTCGTCACCGAAATGCACGGCATCGATATCGTACTTTACTGCCTGCTCCACCAGGGCAACGTTATAGTCGCAGATGGCGTCCAGCAGCTCATGGACGAACCCAGGTGCCTCGATCATGTCCATGAACAGTGTGTCCATCCCGCGCAGGGTCCACGCGCGTTCGAACAGCGAGAACCCAATGCCGAACTGCACGAACCGGTCCTTGCCTGCCTCACAGGCTTCCGCAAATCCCTGGAACTTCGCGGGATCATGCGGGTCGGGCAGGTCCAGCTTGCTCAGGTCACGGTCGGGCAGGACGCGATTGCATACATTGCCGATGTCCCGGTCGATGCTGCGGTCCCACTGCACGCCGAACTCATCCTGCCAGGTGTTTTTGTCGATCCACTGGTCTCTCGGACCGGGATTTGCGGCCACGCCGTGAACGCTGTTGTCGATAAGTTTGAGGAAATCCCGGCCCCCGAAATACTGCTCCATGGCTGTCAGGGATTTCTGTGTGAACCCGATCACATAAGGCGTGCGGTCGGGCTGCTGGTGCCTGAACGACGCGATGACGCGTTCCTTGTGGGTCATGGTCGGGCTCCTTGCCGATGGTGTCGGTTTTTCTGCTATTGTAACACAAGGGGGTGTTGTCGCGGTCCTTCACAAAA
It encodes:
- a CDS encoding uroporphyrinogen decarboxylase gives rise to the protein MTHKERVIASFRHQQPDRTPYVIGFTQKSLTAMEQYFGGRDFLKLIDNSVHGVAANPGPRDQWIDKNTWQDEFGVQWDRSIDRDIGNVCNRVLPDRDLSKLDLPDPHDPAKFQGFAEACEAGKDRFVQFGIGFSLFERAWTLRGMDTLFMDMIEAPGFVHELLDAICDYNVALVEQAVKYDIDAVHFGDDWGSQRGLLMGPKLWEEFLKPRLARQYGAAKAAGKFVTIHSCGMVQEVFPQLIEIGLDCFNPFQPEVMDPYEMKRLYGDRLSFWGGVSTQKLLPYGTVDEVRTEVRRLIAEVGRDGGYICAPAHAIPGDAKPENIMAMIETLNE